taaagcagaacttaatatttggtacagaaacctttgtttgcaattacagatatcatgggtttcctgtagttcttgaccaggtttgcacacactgaagcagggattttggcccactcctccatacagaccttctccagatccttcaggtttcggagctgtcgctgggcaatacagactttcagctccctccaaagattttctattgggttcaggtctggagactggctaggccactggCTAGGccatctcgtgatacatggccccatccatcctcccctcaatacggcgcagtcgtcctgtcccctttgaagaaatcatccccaaagaatgatgtttccacctccatgcttcacggttgggatggtattcttggagttgtactcatccttcttcctccaaacacggtgagtggagtttagaccaaaaagctctatttttgtctcatcagaccacatgaccttctcccattcctcctctggatcatccagatggtcattggcaaacttcagacaggcctggacatgcgctggcttgagaagggggaccttacgctgcaggattttaatccatgatggcgtaatgtgttactaattgttttcttcGAGACTGTGGTCCaggttctcttcaggtcattgaccaggtccggACGTGTaggtctgggctgatccttcaccttcctcatgatcattgatgccccacaaggtgagatcttgcatggagccccagactgagggagattgaccgtcatcttgaacttcttccattttctaataattgcaccaacagttgttgccttctcacgaagctgcttgcctattgtcctgtagcccatcccagccttgtgcaggtctacagttttatccctgatgtccttacacagctctctggtcttggctattgtggagaggttagtgtctgtttgattgagtgtgtggacaggtgtcttttatacaggtaacaagttcaaacaggtgcagttaatacaggtaatgagtggagaacaggagggcttcttaaagaaaaactaacaggtctttgagagctggaattcttactggttggtaggtgatcaaatacttatgtcatgcaatataatgcaaattatttatttaaaaatcatacaatgtgattttctggatttttgttttagattccgtctctcacagttgaagagtacctatgataaaaagtacagacctctacatgctttttaagtaggaaaacctacaaaatcggcagtgtatcaaatacttgttctccccactgtatattattccAAATATAGCTGGCCTAATCGTTCAACATTTGTTTGGGTCAAAACAGTCTTCATtagtttaaattgtttttagtaaatgtacaaatatagATATTAAATTGGGTTTTAATTGATTTATTGTTTATCAATAAGTCCTTAATTATTTTTTCCAACAAAACAAAGGTTGAAGAAGTAGTCTAGCTATTTTTAGAATATTATGCGtcaggtttgaagttcctatgacCATTTaatgaaaaagatattgaagataTACAGAATTGAATgtgtttccattgatttattgattagtgataaatcaataaagatCTTTTTGACCATATGAAATGTGTTATAGTATATAGCATGTGGATTGATGTTGATGAGAGTCATTAATAATACTAAATTTGTCTAATGACATTCCGGCAATTGCCTGGTTTACTCTTTGACAACGGTCCCTAAATGTGGAAGGGAGCCTGACTGAGGAAcaaatgtgaatgtctgttgaatctcaaatataaaacagatttAACAGTTAAATACCAAGGTGGTTTTTAACTGGTTATTTAATAATATAACACCTTGGCTAGCAATAGCTATTCAGTTCCAACGTGCTGCTTAACCTGTTCTGTAGCATATTTAATCGATAGAATGGGgttattacattttagtaatttgcAGTCATtctcatccagagcaacttgcTGAGGCAATTAGGGTACCTTCGTCAAGGGAACAATTACCATTAATCTATGAGCTACTTCCCATAGCTCTATTAACTAGGCTGTTTTGCCACCCAGTGTAATTTGTGCACCTGTTTTGGCAGTAAACATGTTGGATAGTATCTGTAATATTTTGGCTGTTGTGTTGATATGGGCTTGCATTGCTGAGCAATGCCTAAAATGGTATGAAATCAAATTATTTGGTGATACATAATCAAAACCATGGATTGCATTTAATGGTGACTAACCTATCTacgttcctttttttttatttttatttttttttgcttagtGGTTcagaacttttttttaattaactttaCCACCTACTTTATTTTGATCTGCACTAAGTACCCCTGAATTAACCCCTcgtgtattttattattaagtCTATTGTCTCAAGTACCCCATGTAGATAGGCCATGTACCCCTAGGAGTCCTAGttcccctggttgggaaccatcAACCTACAGTTGGGCCGGAAATAGAACAGAAAATATACATGCAAACATTGACAGAAAGAATAAACTGGTGATGGCCTAAACATAATTTAATGCTGTAGATTATTTTAACATTGTCTGTCCCCTAACAAAAGTATTCCTTGTCCACACAGACCAGTATACTATGAACTATCAAGTTCCAGCCTATTCCTCTCCCCCttcatttgaaaatgcttaCACATATAAATtcttacatttacaaacattgACATCCATGCTGAATTTAAAGTGGGCGATGGCATCAATTTGGGGGTTTGAAGTTGAGGGATAGGATGGAGCAAGATGATGTCAGACAGTGGCCACTAGGTGGAAAcataagacacattttcctccatcATCCACTATCAGCTTGAATTAGTTGTGGAAATCCAGACAGTGGAcacaattcacattttgaaggaTGCAGTTATGGGATTCCTGTTGGGGTGACCTTCGTTTTGAACGGATAGTTGGGTGAATggaaggggaggatggattgttggGTAGTTGGAGGGAGTGCATGCAGAGTAGCTGAGACTTGATAACATTCCTTTTCCAAACATAGTACTCAGTGAATTAACTTTGAAGTCTTGGTTACAGAGTAGTCTTGGTTACTCAGTCGTTTTGTCCGGGTATATTTTCTGACAATCGGCTAAACACGATCATACTACTTGAAACcattacatcacaaaaatatgTACACTTTTACCAATAAAGCTTTTATGGCCTATGGCTTGCATTAGTGATAATTTTAGCTTGTTCTGAGGGTAATATTAAACTTACAACATCTGGTTTCTCATTTTCCGCAGGTGACCATTGATCTGATGacttctgcctctctttctaACCTTCAGGGGTGTTCTAGTTTTTTCTATCTGGCTTTAGGGGTACTGGCTGTGGTGATCCCATTCCTAGCTCTGGCTCCCTCCATTAGACCTACCAGTGTCACTCGCATGGCATGCATGAGTGATCCATCTTGGGTGCCTCTTTTGGAGACCGTTGACCCTGTTTCCAGTATGACCCACCCAGCCACTTTTAAGATTATAATAATGACAtagatatacaaataaatatactgtCATTAATATCATATCAACAAAAAACAATCTTGGATGTATCGTGTTGTACGTTTTGGGCCATATCGCCCAGCCCTTCCACACTTACATTACTTCAGTACCCACCCCAGATTAATAGCTGGTTGAAACATGCCTTATCTCCTCCTTAAGTTCAAGGTTTGAATAACCATTAGATCATTTGAGAGAACTGTACTGGAACGTCATGTAACTCCGGTCAGATTTGGTCCCTAGTGGAACATAaggatgtaaataaaataacagcatCGATCAGCTCATGTGTGCAGACAACTAAAAGCAGGGAATACACTTAGTCCATGTCCTTCCCTTGTCCCATTGCAGAGTTGAGGCTAGTTCTACTTGGCCGGTCCGGCGCAGGGAAGAGGGCTACTGGGAACACCATAATGGGCCGCCCGAATGTCCTTACCCAGACTGCTGTTGAGCCTGCTGTTGCTCCTGAGTGTGAGAAGCACAGAGGGACCGTTGCTGGGAGATGGGTAAAAATACTTGGTTAAatcattgtctttttttttaaggacaCTAGCCGACCCTACACTGTTAACTTGACCAGAGGTTCTAACCTCACCACTCTTCTTGTGTGCAGGTGTCTGTGGTAGATGCCCAAGACTGGTTTTGCTCAGAGCGCCCCCCTGAGGAAGTGAAGCGTCACCTGTCGTCTTGTGTGGCCCTGTCAACCCCAGGTCCCCATGCCTTCCTCCTGTGTGTCCCCGTGGACCAGCCGGCTGACGTGGAGCTGCAGGCCCTGGACACCCTGGAGAAGGTCCTCGGCCCCACTGCAGTCAGTGGACACACCCTCATCCTTTTCACCCGCACAGACCAGTTGGGTCCGGGACAGCAGCTGGACGAGTACATCTCCAAACGCAAAGACCTGCTGGAGCTAGTGGTGGTGTGTGGTGACCGCTATCACTCCCTGGAGAGCCGTAGCGGGGaaaaggatgagaggaggagtgTGGAGGAGCTGCTGGATAAAGTTGAGCAGACTGTAAAGGAAAGCGGGCTGGAGTTTTACAGCTGTCCCCTCTACGAGGAGGCTGAGGCCCGGGTGAGGGAGAAGCAGGCAGAGTTAGTTACCCAGAGAAGACTGGGAGAAGGAAAGGAGTTTGATGAAGAAGTACCCTCCTCAGCCTCACCTCCCGAGCCTGAGATAGATGATGAAGAGATGGCAAAAATCAGAGAGGAGGCGGAGAGAAGTGTGTGCGACCTGAACATAGACATGGACAGTATTAGCTGTCTTTCTCCggcctccccccctccctcattTCTCTTGTCCGTGTGGCAGGGATTGATAGGCTGGCTGAGGTGGCTGCCCCAGATGTTGAGGGTGGAGTCCCTGCTGGGGGCTTTCATTGGCCTGTTCGTAGGGGGGTCTACTGGGCGGATGCTGGGGGCCACAGTAGGCTCAGTGGCAACAGAAGTGGGGAGGAGGAAGACTCTGaagactgaaaaaaacaaatgatggGGATTGGATGCATTCTACAATTGGTTTGTATTTGACCAACGTGCACTTCTCACAATGTTATTACGGTTTTTGTTGGTCACAACACTGGCTTGCCGATTTTCTGTGATCAACTTTACTAATGCTAGTTATGTAGAACTTGGGACAGGCCCTACTGTTTTTCTAATTCAAATTGAGAGGAAGTTTCATTAATGTTCCACTTGGTGGAGACACTGACCAAATTATTGAGGATTAACAGTATATTTGAGCCCAACAGAAAGCAAATGCCTTACTGCTAAACAAAATAAAGTACTATTTCTGAGGCAAGTTGTTGTGTCGGGCTGTTCACACTTAACGGCAAAGGGAACATCTCACATTTAATGGTGAATATTCTCATAGTCAAATCATTTTGTTTACTCGTCTTCTACTATTTGTGCCCAAAGCATAAATTGGAGAATATCACTTGCAGCTTGAAACAGACAGTTTAAAAAATTCCTTGGAATATGATGTAATACACATGCGAAGGATGTGCTGGCCTATCAGCTGtctactcaaatatatatattttttataactgGTATACGCCCACATCATTCTGTTGTTTGGGTACACCCACACTATTCCAACGCAGACAAGCTGCTTTGAAACATACTTAATTACCATTTTTAGGAAGGAAAAATATTTCGCTCACTCATAATGTAAGTAATTATAGGTCATATTTCATATAAATCTGGAAACACTGAGTATATAATCCAAAGCATACAATTACACATTTCCCCCAAACAGTATTGTGCTAAATTCAGGAGTTGTGCATCagctgcatttaaaaaataaaattaaaaaaaagatcatTATACATGATCGACATAGGAGACCAGAACCACAGACGGACCATCTGCAGCAGTGTTGTAGTCGATGAGTATCTAGCTTTGGGGAGTTTAGAATGGGCAGCTGTGATGAGTGTGGAGTCCAATGAGAATGTGAAAGGGACTGGAAAACACTGAAGCTCTCCTCTCAAAGCTTTCTTCTCTTATGCAAGGGCAGGTTATGGTTTGACATTGACGTAATTGATACTGTTAAAACCATCAGTCAAAACCTATCTTTACGTCTCTCtaactttctctccctctttaagCTGATGGATACTCTGCCTGTGGAACAGCTAGGCGTTTCCGAATGTGGGTGGTCTGCcgggggtgggagggagggagggagagagaattagtccagctctcAGATTTCccaaaaagagagggaggaaaggagcaagaaagaggagagagtgagtgtgcacaagggagaggagggagcgAACATGCTCAGGGACTACATCTGTCTTCCAGATGTGGCCTCCGCAGTTGTCTGAAACAGAAAAGAAAGTTTTAAAGTAAAGGAAAATTGGTGCTAAACAGTTTTTTATTGTTCGGGATTACGCATACTGTACGGACTAGTGTGGCGTTCAGCAGTGTACCAGGGGATGTTGCCTTCTTTCTTTATGAAACCGCTATTAAATGACCTGGTGCACCCCTCTACCCACAGACCCCTTGATgataatgtatataaaaaagaacACCTGTCCAAATACTGTTCTGTCTTAGGGGATATACATTAGCAAGAGGACAGATATCGTAATGATGGAGGTTGGAAGAGTTTGAAGAACAGATGAGAGCTTGGTGGAAAGTTGGGAGTCTCCATTGGTGTACAACAGGATGTAAAACAGGCCTGAATCTGGGAGCCTTTGTCTTGTTCCTGTAGAAGGTTGTAGAAGGTTGTGGCCCAGGGGTAGTCTTCAGAGGCCGAAACCTCATCAGGACGACTAAGGATTTGTGCCTGCATGCTTAACTAAAGCCAAAAATCTGAACAAACAGCTCATGTAATAACTGTTGACCCATTATTAACACAGGGCCGTAACTTCTGAAGCTCTCCCTCAGAGCAAAAATGTTGTTCTAAGGGCCTTGTGGTCCCCCAATTGAGTGGGGGCAGTTCGTTGAGAGTTGCAAACACCGCAATATTCTTTGTTATCATCGTGCCTTATGGGCTGGAAAAGACAGAAAACCAAAGGAAAATCAACAGGATGACACACTTTTTCCCCTACCGCACACCAGGCCTCTCCCTCTGCTAGCTTACAAAGAAAGCGCTCCCCGTAAAATTCTCAAAATATCAACAGAGCAGGACTGATTAAAACCACAGTATTTCCTCTAATACACATCAAATATGATCTGTTAGGGATTCATTTAATAGATCAACTGAGCAAAAATACAGTAGGCTACAAAAGCATTGTGGAAATTAAAGTTGACAAAATGAAACTTAaagtacaaatagaaaaaaTCGAACGCTACATTGTCGACCGCAATTTACTGGGTGTTAAGGTGGGTCTAGATATCAGACATCCCTTTTGATGATGGCTAGCCTTTCAGATGGGTATTGCAATTGCTTCGCCAAACTGGAAAATCAAGGTCGCTctttaatttgcattatatatTTTGCTATGCATGCTGCAACGCGTACTGTAATAATTCACAGCATTTGCTGTTTCTCTTTTGAACTGAGCAATGTCTGCCTGCTCTCTTTACCAAGTGTGCTCCATGGCAAAGGCTCTGCGTGCACTCATCTTTTTCCtattagtgttgtttttatgttccTCCCTGTAGCGTTAGCGTGTGTGTGGCTGCAATTGTTTACGAAGCAATGAGAGGAGCTCAGATTTGCCCCGTCCGTGTGTGGTGGTTGGTAAAACAACTCATAAAGCCAAGATGAAAGCCTTGGCCAAGTTAGCAAATAATATTGCAAGGAATTTGTCCATTGTAATGGCACAGGAGTTTTAGCTGTTTATTGCTCACtggttatttttttaagtagttGGCGTTGGATAGTTGTGTTCGTTTATTGATTCTTTAGGTGATATGATACGTTGAACTATTAtggctttcaaaatgtttgacgTTTGGGTCCTCTGTCGATAATCACGTGGAAGAGTTAACATACGGCGCAAAAGCATTTAACCCCTTTGTGATTCTTTCTATatgttaacatatttttttaccaaTAAATGTTATCAGACCCTCAACTTACGACTAATTGTAGAGAAAGGGAAGGTACaggtaacaaaaacatttacttcaGAAAGGTTGAAACTTTGAACAGGTCCAGGCCTAAATTAAAGTTTATAATTTAAACCCCACAGATGTGACTGTGTTAATGCAGTTCTGCATGGAAGAGTGGGTCAAAATTCACCCTGCATCTATGTGAGATATGTGTCTGTAACTGAAGGAGGTATGTGTTTGCAGTCATTGCAGCGAATTGTGAAACTTGGTTAAATAACTGAAGTAAATTTACAAACTGTTGCACTTTAGCTGAGATTAGTCTTTGCTTGAAGATTTGATAACATTCACTGTGGCAAATGTGTAGCTATTTAGGGACAATCTGAAAAGGGGCCCATACTTTCTCAGCCTTCTTTCAGTTATCATCGCTTTTGCAATTGTTATGATAAGTAAAGCCAATAGAAATCCTTTTTAAGTATTCTGTGAATTTTTCtctaaaaaaattattcatacAAACGTACTCATAATCACAAAATAAAGTCAGTAACATTACTAATATGTTTAGAAGAGCTAAAATCATTAGGATGAGGTGAGCATCAGGACATGGTAAGCACCAGGACACAGTAAGTATCCGGACTCAGTAGGCACCAGGACTCGGTAGGCACCAGGACTCGGAAGGCACCAGGACTGGGTAGGTATCAGGACAAACAAGAAGAGGTCACATACCCCAAAACTGTAGAACAGAGCTAATTTAAAACACTGGAAAACATTTCTAGTTTACATTctctcctttaaaaaaaagactgaatCAGACCTGAGACACTAGGTGAATTGAAATAACTACCACGTCGGAAAAAAGCGTAAGTTGAAGAGTTGAATAGCCTACTGAAGGCCTGCTTTGATGTACTAGTCACCAGCATGATTCAGTGCTgagatatacacatacacagccaGATTCACACGCACTAGCAGCTGGGCTTATGTTTAGGAATAGGAGAAGCACAACTTGGTGGAAGTCGACTGGTGCGGCCAGCCAATATGAGAGTCACCTTTCATCCCCTCACACAGAGCTGGCCTGCAATGAGCCCTAGCCagatgtagagagaggagaTTGTCTGAATATGTCAGGAGGCGTATACAGTATGTGGGCCTATGAgatgttttatgtgtgtgagcGTGGTACcacaggagaagagaggggcGTGGATAGACAAAAGGCTATGATATTAGAGTGACAGAACTGATCCAGCTTAAAAAACACGACCAGGTCGAATGTGCAGGAAGACTCAgttctaaaaaaagaaaaggttactGTGAAAGTTTGAGAGTTTGGGATCAAAAGCTGTGAGAGCAAGATTGTTGTTTGTGTGACGGCTCTTAAGGGTTTCTGGTTTTACACCACACTTTCTCCCAAAGCCAGTCCTTGAGAACTTCTAGGTGGGGGGGGACTAACTCAACACTAATGCTGACTCACCACAGGGCAGTGGGTGCTGAATGGCTCAGAGCTGGCCATAATGAATAAATACTGTGGTCCACTCTAACGGACATGCGCCGTTGGCTGTCGATGAGTGTGGTGAGCGGAGCCATTTGAAGTTGGGCTGTGGGCTGTATATGAACCATCAACAGAGACCCTGCGCCCTGTAATGAACACCAACCTGGGGTTTGATCAGAGACTCTGGCATGTGGACACTAGCACACACTTATCTTCCATTCTGTTACTCGGAGGAGGTGATGGTATTATTTCTGCTACAACACTGGTTTAATTCAAGGCAGATCTGACCCAAGCCACTCTTCTCCAGTTCTTCCCATTGGATCAAGCCGTAATCCCAACTCTACCACATGAATGAGACTCAGAGGAGCGATGCGTTTGTTCTTACCACATACATCGAATGTCACTCAAGTCCACATGCAACTAATGTGGCTCATGATGCTACCATTTCATCTGAAAGCTGAGGGAGCTTAACAGAGATCAATGGAGATGAGGACAGGAGACAGACAAGCAGGACGAATGGAGCCATCTCATATTTGATGCAGCTTCAACCTGGACCTGTTTTGGCAATGCTGTTTGAACAGAACAAAAAGCCATTCCTAGCTCCAgtagatacattttacattggtAAATTTACATGATGGCAGGTCAGATCCATCTGTTTACATGGCAATTACTCATCCCCTATGGGAAATTAACGTGCCTGTTAACGCCTTGTAAACCGTAAGATACAGAATCATACCCAGTTTAAGGCatttcttttcatatttttttttctgtctgaaGACAAATCTCAAACCTTGATCTTAAAGGAGAATTTGTTCGAATTTTGGCTGTGACCATATTCTTCTATGGTATTGACcacacatttgtcattttttgATTATAGCTAAAGAAAATACAGTGTTTCTCCAAATGGAGATGTTTTTCTAATGTTTCATCATGCGAACAATGTTAACAACACTAACCTGAGCCATCTACTTCCTTATACAAAAGAGCAGATAGCCAGCTAGGATCTATGTGGAATTTCTCACAACTTTTTTATTGGCCAATGAAGTTCAGTCGGATGTTGGCATTTCACATAggtcttctttttttaaaaaatatgaccaatgtcAGCAAACTTGTAGCCTTGGAATAATGaatatgttatttttctatGACCAAATCACCTTTAAGTTGCATCAAACTAACTCTGTAGTTTTTTTCAGGTGatttgtacagttttttttttattctgtccaCTTTCTTAACATGTATTGCTAGTGGTGACTAAAAACTATAAAAGTTACCAATAGCTGTTAAAAGAAAACCGAATCATAGATTTGTATTTCACTAGCCCATATAATATTTTCAGCATGAGGAACTATCCAACATTGATATGTAAAATAGGAAAACTATCCTTTAACCATTCAGAATAAATTCCAGCATTTAGCAGAAACTTtgaccctaaccataaccacccTGAATGAAGGCATAAACATGACTCTCAAGGTTGGTTCAGTTTGACTTGAGTAAATGTCAACACTGTAGCTGTGCAGTTTGATGGACTGCTAACAGGATGTGTTGACATGTTGTATTTGATTCAACATAGGGATTTGTATTTGACTGTTTAGAAGTTTGAAATAGGGGATGGTAATTCTGGAGGTTGCACTGCCACAACTACACATACACTCCAGCAGATAAACCAGAAGGACAGACCCAT
This is a stretch of genomic DNA from Esox lucius isolate fEsoLuc1 chromosome 11, fEsoLuc1.pri, whole genome shotgun sequence. It encodes these proteins:
- the si:dkeyp-69e1.8 gene encoding GTPase IMAP family member 7, whose translation is MASLSRQKELRLVLLGRSGAGKRATGNTIMGRPNVLTQTAVEPAVAPECEKHRGTVAGRWVSVVDAQDWFCSERPPEEVKRHLSSCVALSTPGPHAFLLCVPVDQPADVELQALDTLEKVLGPTAVSGHTLILFTRTDQLGPGQQLDEYISKRKDLLELVVVCGDRYHSLESRSGEKDERRSVEELLDKVEQTVKESGLEFYSCPLYEEAEARVREKQAELVTQRRLGEGKEFDEEVPSSASPPEPEIDDEEMAKIREEAERSVCDLNIDMDSISCLSPASPPPSFLLSVWQGLIGWLRWLPQMLRVESLLGAFIGLFVGGSTGRMLGATVGSVATEVGRRKTLKTEKNK